The following proteins are co-located in the Rhodococcus opacus B4 genome:
- a CDS encoding alkyl/aryl-sulfatase translates to MTPDFSDTTDFQDADRGLVDRLDPCTVTNADGRTVWDMQAYAFLDADCPDTADPSLWRQSQLCAKNGLYEVTDGIYQVRGLDLSNMTIVEGDTGVLVIDPLVSKETAAAGLALYRRNRGDRPVTGVIYTHSHIDHFGGVTGVLPDGRGDVPILAPEGFLEHAVAENVYAGNAMGRRATYMYGNLLPQGPRGHVGAGLGTVPSSGVPGLIPPSVDITRTGQEETVDGIRIVFQVTPGTEAPAEMNFLFPDHRALCMAENATHNLHNLLTLRGALVRDPRAWARYLDQAIEMFDGGYEVAFASHHWPTWGRDRVVTFLSQQRDLYQYLHDQTLRMLNSGMTGIEIAEDFPMPPALESAWHARGYYGSVSHNVKAIYQRYMGWFDGNPTSLWQHTPENVATRYVECMGGQDEVRAKARRYFDDGDFRFAAELLKHAVFADPSDGDAKELLARTYEQLGFGAENATWRNFYLTGALELRGGIVPPPITELGADMLSALTIEQIFDSVALRINGPRAWDTSLVVEWRFTDPEVHYRTTLSNGALIQTVSPRTAVQPDVTVTLTKAQLLGLFAGQGLEDIGFDGDASKLLALTELVDAPDPAFPIVTP, encoded by the coding sequence ATGACACCCGACTTCTCCGACACCACCGATTTCCAGGACGCCGACCGCGGTCTCGTCGACCGTCTCGACCCCTGCACCGTCACGAACGCCGACGGTCGCACGGTGTGGGACATGCAGGCGTACGCGTTCCTCGACGCCGACTGCCCCGACACCGCCGATCCGAGCCTGTGGCGGCAGTCGCAGCTGTGCGCGAAGAACGGCCTGTACGAGGTGACGGACGGGATCTACCAGGTGCGCGGCCTCGACCTGTCCAACATGACGATCGTGGAGGGCGACACGGGTGTCCTGGTGATCGACCCGCTGGTCTCCAAGGAGACCGCGGCGGCCGGACTGGCGCTGTATCGGCGCAATCGGGGTGATCGGCCCGTGACGGGGGTGATCTACACGCACTCCCACATCGACCACTTCGGCGGCGTCACCGGAGTGCTGCCGGACGGCCGCGGCGACGTGCCGATCCTCGCGCCCGAGGGCTTCCTCGAACATGCCGTCGCCGAAAACGTGTACGCCGGCAACGCGATGGGGCGCCGCGCCACCTACATGTACGGGAACCTGCTTCCGCAGGGGCCGCGCGGGCACGTCGGCGCCGGCCTCGGCACCGTCCCGTCGTCCGGGGTGCCCGGACTGATTCCGCCGAGCGTGGACATCACCCGCACCGGCCAGGAGGAGACGGTCGACGGCATCCGGATCGTCTTCCAGGTGACCCCGGGCACCGAGGCGCCGGCCGAGATGAACTTCCTGTTCCCCGACCATCGGGCACTGTGCATGGCGGAGAACGCCACGCACAACTTGCACAACCTCCTCACGTTGCGCGGCGCCCTGGTCCGCGACCCACGCGCCTGGGCGCGGTACCTCGACCAGGCGATCGAGATGTTCGACGGCGGATACGAAGTCGCGTTCGCCTCCCACCACTGGCCGACGTGGGGCCGCGACCGCGTCGTCACCTTCCTGTCGCAGCAACGCGACCTGTATCAGTACCTGCACGATCAGACGCTGCGGATGCTCAACTCCGGGATGACGGGCATCGAGATCGCCGAGGACTTCCCGATGCCACCCGCACTCGAATCAGCTTGGCACGCACGCGGTTACTACGGTTCGGTGAGTCACAACGTCAAGGCGATCTACCAGCGGTACATGGGCTGGTTCGACGGCAACCCGACATCGCTGTGGCAGCACACGCCGGAAAACGTCGCGACGCGGTACGTCGAGTGCATGGGCGGTCAGGACGAGGTCCGGGCGAAGGCCCGGCGGTACTTCGACGACGGCGACTTCCGTTTCGCGGCGGAACTCCTCAAGCACGCGGTGTTCGCGGACCCGTCGGACGGCGACGCGAAGGAACTGCTCGCCCGCACGTACGAACAGCTCGGGTTCGGCGCGGAGAACGCGACGTGGCGCAACTTCTATCTCACGGGGGCCCTCGAACTGCGCGGCGGAATCGTGCCTCCCCCGATCACCGAGCTCGGTGCCGACATGCTGAGTGCCCTCACCATCGAGCAGATCTTCGACTCGGTCGCCCTGCGCATCAACGGTCCCCGCGCGTGGGACACGTCGCTGGTGGTCGAGTGGCGATTCACCGATCCGGAAGTGCATTACCGGACGACGCTGTCGAACGGTGCCCTGATCCAGACCGTCTCCCCGCGGACCGCGGTGCAGCCGGATGTCACCGTGACCCTGACGAAAGCGCAACTGCTCGGGCTCTTCGCCGGGCAGGGCCTCGAAGACATCGGTTTCGACGGTGACGCGTCCAAGTTGCTCGCCCTCACCGAACTGGTCGACGCGCCCGATCCGGCATTCCCGATCGTCACGCCGTAG
- a CDS encoding AI-2E family transporter — translation MIDPQDVSGAEPDSRWSMPRGLIVILGLAALVVTVAGIQVAAPILAPIFLALMLTVAVHPLPVWLHRKGVPPWLATIAAIVVVNGILVVLVLSLALSVAQLATLLPQYADDFTSLVDSAQSFLNSHGVNSTDAQTLLSQVDYTKVFGVVDGILQAMLGIFSNLLFILVLLLFMAVDGSSYGSRMRFVTQMRPEIATALAAFSVGTRKYLIVTTVFGLIVAVIDTGALWALGIPLPILWGLLSFITNYIPNVGFVLGLVPPALLALLQGGPGLMLTVIVVYSVINVIIQSVIQPKFVGDAVGLSVTFTFLSLVFWTWILGPLGAILAIPLTLMAKALLIDIDPSTRWVNTILSSSPTPQVPITAPDPPRHEKEEP, via the coding sequence ATGATCGATCCGCAGGACGTATCCGGCGCGGAGCCGGACTCTCGGTGGTCGATGCCGCGCGGCCTGATCGTGATCCTCGGCCTGGCCGCGCTCGTCGTCACCGTGGCCGGGATCCAGGTGGCGGCACCGATCCTCGCACCGATCTTCCTCGCACTGATGCTGACCGTCGCGGTCCATCCGCTCCCCGTATGGCTTCACAGGAAGGGCGTGCCGCCGTGGCTCGCGACGATCGCCGCGATCGTGGTCGTCAACGGCATCCTCGTCGTCCTCGTGCTGTCGCTGGCGCTGTCGGTCGCGCAGCTCGCGACGCTCCTCCCGCAGTACGCGGACGACTTCACGTCCCTCGTCGACAGCGCCCAGAGCTTCCTGAACAGCCACGGCGTCAACTCCACCGACGCCCAGACCCTGCTCTCCCAGGTGGATTACACCAAGGTGTTCGGCGTCGTGGACGGCATCCTGCAGGCGATGCTGGGGATCTTCTCGAACCTGCTGTTCATCCTCGTCCTCCTGCTGTTCATGGCGGTCGACGGCAGTTCGTACGGATCGCGGATGCGCTTCGTCACTCAGATGCGCCCCGAGATCGCCACCGCCCTCGCAGCGTTCTCGGTCGGCACCCGCAAGTACCTGATCGTGACCACGGTCTTCGGGTTGATCGTCGCCGTCATCGACACCGGGGCACTGTGGGCGCTGGGGATTCCACTGCCGATCCTGTGGGGGCTGCTGTCGTTCATCACCAACTACATCCCGAACGTCGGCTTCGTTCTCGGCCTCGTTCCGCCGGCGCTGCTCGCGCTGCTGCAGGGCGGGCCGGGACTGATGCTGACGGTCATCGTCGTGTACAGCGTCATCAACGTCATCATCCAGTCCGTGATCCAGCCCAAGTTCGTCGGGGACGCGGTCGGCCTGTCCGTGACATTCACATTCCTGTCGCTGGTGTTCTGGACCTGGATCCTCGGGCCGCTCGGCGCGATCCTGGCCATCCCGCTGACGCTGATGGCGAAGGCCCTGCTGATCGACATCGACCCCTCCACGAGGTGGGTGAACACGATCCTCAGCAGCTCTCCCACGCCTCAGGTACCGATCACCGCCCCCGACCCGCCGCGACACGAGAAGGAAGAACCATGA
- a CDS encoding DUF7144 family membrane protein, whose protein sequence is MDMTTNPQSRTDSPVKQGFAAGTSLAAAILLLTVGVISFFQGIAAVASDNLLVIGVEYTYQFDTTTWGWIHIVLGAVLVISAIGLMTGATWARVVAVCIAALSILANFLWLPYYPLWSILIIALDVVVIWAVTTWDTARD, encoded by the coding sequence ATGGACATGACGACCAATCCCCAATCCAGGACGGACAGCCCTGTGAAGCAGGGTTTTGCAGCAGGAACGTCCCTGGCAGCGGCGATACTTCTGCTGACAGTCGGCGTGATCTCGTTCTTCCAGGGAATCGCCGCGGTCGCCTCCGACAACCTGCTGGTCATCGGCGTCGAGTACACCTACCAGTTCGACACCACCACCTGGGGCTGGATTCACATCGTTCTCGGTGCCGTCCTCGTGATCAGCGCGATCGGTCTCATGACGGGTGCCACCTGGGCCCGCGTCGTCGCCGTGTGCATCGCTGCGCTGTCGATCCTCGCGAACTTCCTGTGGCTGCCTTACTACCCGTTGTGGTCGATCCTGATCATCGCCCTCGACGTCGTCGTGATCTGGGCGGTCACCACCTGGGACACCGCCAGGGACTAG
- a CDS encoding SulP family inorganic anion transporter — protein sequence MVRSATGTWPFFGSLQNYRRGWIRPDVIAGLTVWAVLVPEALAYATIAGVPPVVGLYAAVPALILYAAAGSSRHLVVGPMSATAALSAAIVAPLAGADGGKYAALSAVLAIATGIVGLLAGLLRLGFVASFISEPVLKGFIVGLALTIIIGQVPAIFGVEKAKGNFFEQAWGVITHLGDTDWGTLVVGGLSLAVVLGLKRWLPLVPGSLLAVLLGIAAVSLFGLDGKGVDIVGHIDSGLPSLGLPGGVGFDDFVDLMGPAVGVLLIGFAEGLGAAKTYAAKEGYEVVANRELLGLGAANLGAGLCSGMVVNGSLSKTAVNGGAGAKSQVSGLVVAALTVVTLLFLTGLFEKLPEATLSAVVIAAVIELVDISALRRLYGVWTERLGSIYGHAARADFAAALAAMAGVLLFDTLPGLVIGIGVSMLLLLYRASRPHVATLARQGTLWVDAERHPDLPATPHVLVVRVEAGLFFANADHVKDRIEELCTEDTRVVVLDAETSPFVDVSAAQMLLQLRDALARRDIELRVARDIGQFRDTLRHSGTDATPVALYSTVREALAESDRPGEGA from the coding sequence ATGGTGAGGTCCGCCACCGGCACGTGGCCGTTCTTCGGCTCGCTGCAGAATTACCGGCGGGGGTGGATCAGGCCCGATGTGATCGCGGGCCTCACCGTGTGGGCAGTCCTGGTCCCGGAGGCACTGGCGTACGCGACCATCGCGGGGGTACCGCCCGTCGTCGGACTGTATGCGGCGGTACCCGCGCTGATTCTCTATGCGGCGGCGGGCAGTTCACGGCATCTCGTGGTGGGGCCGATGTCCGCGACGGCCGCGCTGTCGGCGGCCATCGTCGCACCCCTCGCCGGCGCCGACGGTGGGAAGTATGCGGCGCTGTCGGCCGTCCTCGCGATCGCGACGGGAATCGTGGGCCTGCTCGCCGGTCTGCTCCGCCTCGGCTTCGTCGCGTCGTTCATCTCCGAACCGGTGCTGAAGGGGTTCATCGTCGGCCTCGCCCTCACCATCATCATCGGACAGGTGCCGGCGATCTTCGGGGTCGAGAAGGCGAAGGGCAACTTCTTCGAGCAGGCCTGGGGTGTGATCACGCATCTCGGGGACACCGACTGGGGCACGCTCGTCGTCGGCGGCCTCAGTCTGGCGGTGGTGCTGGGTCTCAAACGCTGGTTGCCGCTCGTCCCCGGATCGCTGCTCGCCGTCCTCCTCGGAATCGCCGCGGTCTCGCTGTTCGGTCTCGACGGCAAGGGCGTCGACATCGTCGGGCACATCGATTCCGGGCTGCCGTCGCTCGGGTTGCCCGGCGGCGTCGGATTCGACGATTTCGTCGACCTGATGGGGCCGGCCGTGGGCGTGTTGCTGATCGGGTTCGCGGAGGGACTGGGAGCCGCGAAGACATACGCGGCGAAGGAGGGTTACGAGGTCGTCGCCAACCGCGAGTTGCTCGGCCTCGGCGCCGCAAATCTGGGCGCCGGGCTCTGCTCGGGAATGGTGGTCAACGGCAGCCTCTCCAAGACCGCGGTGAACGGAGGGGCGGGTGCCAAATCGCAGGTCAGCGGACTAGTCGTCGCGGCGCTGACCGTCGTCACGTTGCTGTTCCTCACCGGTCTGTTCGAGAAACTGCCGGAGGCGACGCTGTCCGCGGTGGTGATCGCGGCCGTCATCGAACTCGTCGACATCTCCGCGCTGCGCCGGCTGTACGGCGTCTGGACCGAACGGCTCGGGAGCATCTACGGGCACGCCGCCCGCGCCGATTTCGCCGCCGCGCTCGCTGCCATGGCCGGTGTCCTGCTCTTCGACACCCTGCCCGGACTGGTCATCGGCATCGGCGTCTCCATGCTGCTGCTGCTGTACCGGGCCTCGCGCCCCCACGTCGCGACCCTCGCCAGGCAGGGAACGCTGTGGGTGGACGCCGAACGCCACCCCGACCTGCCGGCCACCCCGCACGTGCTCGTCGTCCGGGTCGAGGCGGGACTGTTCTTCGCCAACGCCGACCACGTCAAGGACCGCATCGAAGAGTTGTGCACCGAGGACACGAGAGTGGTGGTCCTCGACGCCGAGACATCACCGTTCGTCGACGTCAGCGCCGCACAGATGCTGCTGCAACTACGGGACGCGCTCGCCCGGCGGGACATCGAACTGCGGGTCGCACGCGACATCGGGCAGTTCCGGGACACGCTCCGCCACTCCGGCACCGACGCCACACCCGTCGCCCTGTATTCCACCGTCCGCGAGGCGCTCGCGGAATCCGATCGCCCCGGCGAGGGGGCGTGA
- a CDS encoding SulP family inorganic anion transporter, translating into MTVFAPTLVGYDKRWLRLDVVAGLGAGAVVIPQAMAYATIANMPVQIGLYTCMVPMVVYAMLGGSRTASVSTTSTIATLTASTLIGAGIAAGSDDAQASLMTLTLLVGVILLSARLLRLGAIIENISEATLSGIKAGVGLTVAASQLPKLLGVPSDPDATGFFRLVWSALRQVGDANSATVLLAAGSIAALYAMAKIVPRVPGPLIVAVAGILLVALAGIDGRGVALIAEVPRGIPIPGIPPLSDVAALLPGALAIAIMAFLETVSVGRGVRRPTEPPIDSDRELLANGAASVTGAFFHTLPPAGGFSQTAVALRSGARTQLAGLVTAALAVLVALLLAPVLSDLPQATLGAMVVVATLGLVDLGSFVRFWRIDRTEFWVALATALIGLVAGLLPAVGVGVVFTLYLVLRELNRPHIVQLQKDAHGQWRAGEEDAPTVPADPLVLRLNVGLYTANVRANTVAIRTRVGVAEGHDTSTVPHTLILDCSRLQKVSLTVMRSFLDLHRELTDASVTVLFAELPRANRDTVLRTDPGREFDSKGRFYPTVDDAVGAVRP; encoded by the coding sequence ATGACCGTCTTCGCGCCGACGCTCGTCGGCTACGACAAGCGATGGCTCCGTCTGGACGTCGTCGCGGGCCTCGGCGCCGGAGCGGTCGTGATTCCGCAGGCCATGGCGTACGCCACCATCGCGAACATGCCCGTGCAGATCGGTCTGTACACCTGCATGGTGCCGATGGTCGTCTACGCGATGCTCGGCGGATCCCGCACCGCCAGTGTGAGTACCACCTCCACCATCGCGACCCTCACCGCCTCCACCCTGATCGGCGCGGGCATCGCCGCCGGCTCCGACGACGCCCAGGCGTCGCTGATGACGCTGACGCTGCTGGTGGGCGTGATCCTGCTGTCGGCGAGGTTACTGCGGCTCGGCGCGATCATCGAGAACATCAGCGAGGCAACACTGTCCGGGATCAAGGCCGGAGTCGGGCTGACGGTGGCCGCGAGCCAGCTGCCGAAACTGCTCGGCGTGCCGTCCGATCCGGACGCCACCGGATTCTTCCGCCTCGTGTGGTCGGCGCTCCGGCAGGTCGGTGACGCGAACTCCGCGACCGTGCTGCTGGCCGCCGGATCGATCGCGGCGCTGTACGCGATGGCGAAAATCGTTCCCCGCGTGCCGGGACCGCTGATCGTCGCGGTCGCGGGGATCCTCCTCGTCGCGCTTGCGGGCATCGACGGTCGTGGGGTCGCGCTGATCGCCGAAGTGCCCCGCGGCATTCCGATTCCCGGGATCCCGCCGCTGTCGGACGTCGCCGCGCTGCTGCCGGGCGCACTGGCGATCGCGATCATGGCTTTTCTCGAGACGGTGTCCGTCGGGCGAGGTGTGCGCCGGCCAACCGAACCTCCGATCGACAGCGATCGCGAACTCCTCGCCAACGGAGCGGCGTCGGTCACCGGTGCCTTCTTCCACACCCTGCCTCCGGCGGGCGGATTCTCCCAGACCGCGGTCGCGCTGAGGTCGGGCGCGCGGACACAGCTGGCCGGTCTCGTCACCGCCGCTCTCGCCGTGCTCGTGGCATTGTTGCTCGCGCCGGTGCTGAGCGATCTGCCGCAGGCCACCCTCGGCGCGATGGTGGTGGTCGCGACGTTGGGGTTGGTCGACCTCGGTTCCTTCGTGAGGTTCTGGCGGATCGATCGCACCGAATTCTGGGTGGCGCTGGCGACGGCGCTCATCGGGCTCGTCGCCGGACTGCTGCCCGCGGTCGGAGTCGGTGTGGTGTTCACACTGTATCTGGTTCTGCGCGAGCTGAATCGACCGCACATCGTCCAACTGCAGAAGGACGCCCACGGCCAGTGGCGGGCGGGGGAGGAGGACGCGCCGACCGTCCCTGCCGACCCTCTCGTGCTCCGGCTGAACGTCGGTCTCTACACCGCGAACGTGCGGGCGAACACGGTGGCGATCCGCACCCGCGTGGGAGTGGCCGAGGGCCACGACACGTCGACGGTGCCACACACGCTGATTCTCGATTGCTCACGCCTGCAGAAGGTGTCGCTGACCGTGATGCGCAGCTTCCTCGACCTGCACCGCGAGCTCACGGACGCCAGTGTCACCGTGCTCTTCGCGGAACTGCCCCGCGCCAATCGCGACACGGTGCTCCGCACGGATCCGGGCCGCGAGTTCGACAGCAAGGGCCGGTTTTATCCCACCGTCGACGACGCCGTAGGCGCTGTGCGCCCGTGA
- a CDS encoding arylsulfatase, whose protein sequence is MPEELPGSILPVPDQQYQGPIYFDARHATEKLPAITAKRPPAGAPNVLLILLDDVGFGASSAFGGPVNTPTAERLAGGGLKYTRFHTTSLCSPTRAAMLTGRNHHAVGMGHITETATPAPGYRSTRPNSCTPLAEILRQSGYNTAQFGKCHEVPVWESGPTGPFDHWPAFSGFERFYGFIGGETNQWQPALVDGVTTVLPPDNPDYHLMPDLADKAIDYIKQQKALTPDKPFFTYFAPGATHTPHHVPKEWIAKYQGKFDRGWDAVRDETFRKQLQLGVIGPDSDLTARPDGIMAWDDIPEERKPILRHQMEVYAAFLEYADFHVGRVVDAVEEIGELDNTLILYIIGDNGASAEGGLEGTYMITTASNGGGEYETVEFWNEHLDKIGGPEAYNHYAVGWAHAMCTPYQWTKQVASHYGGTRNGTIMHWPGGIEARGEIRHQWHHVIDVAPTILELAGLAQPHTVNGVTQVPMHGTSFAYTFDDENADERHRTQYFELMGNRGVYHDGWTAVTKHRTPWDVVAQAPDFSLDVWELYDTTTDWTQAHDIAADNPEKLAELQQLFLIEAVRHNVLPLDDRAAERMNPVIAGRPTLVRGDKLRLFPGMTRLGENVAINIKNRSYSVTAQIQVPDSGAEGAIVVQGGRTGGWGLLTVGGKLAYHYNYCGLRRTTVTSSTTLSPGEHQVRVEFAYDGGGIGKGGDATLYIDGDEAGKDHVERTHPLYFSFDEGLDVGVDTGMPVFEGYKTARGRFTGTIDWADIELGDDDHNHLIDPEDALAAALRHQ, encoded by the coding sequence ATGCCTGAGGAGCTTCCCGGGTCGATCCTCCCCGTCCCCGATCAGCAGTACCAGGGGCCGATCTACTTCGACGCCAGACACGCCACCGAGAAACTCCCGGCGATCACCGCGAAACGTCCCCCGGCCGGTGCCCCGAACGTGCTGCTGATCCTTCTCGACGACGTCGGGTTCGGGGCCTCGAGCGCCTTCGGCGGTCCCGTGAACACCCCCACCGCCGAACGACTCGCGGGCGGCGGACTGAAATACACCCGCTTCCACACCACCTCGCTGTGCTCGCCGACCCGGGCGGCGATGCTGACCGGCCGGAACCATCACGCGGTCGGGATGGGGCACATCACCGAGACCGCCACGCCGGCCCCCGGATACCGGTCGACGCGGCCGAACTCGTGCACACCGCTGGCCGAGATTCTCCGCCAGAGTGGTTACAACACAGCACAGTTCGGGAAATGCCACGAGGTCCCGGTGTGGGAGTCGGGGCCGACGGGACCATTCGACCACTGGCCGGCGTTCAGCGGGTTCGAACGCTTCTACGGATTCATCGGCGGCGAGACCAACCAGTGGCAGCCTGCGCTCGTCGACGGGGTGACCACCGTCCTCCCGCCCGACAACCCCGACTACCACCTCATGCCCGACTTGGCCGACAAGGCCATCGACTACATCAAGCAGCAGAAGGCGCTGACCCCCGACAAGCCGTTCTTCACCTACTTCGCGCCGGGTGCCACGCACACCCCGCACCACGTGCCGAAGGAATGGATCGCCAAGTACCAGGGCAAGTTCGACCGGGGCTGGGACGCCGTCCGCGACGAAACGTTCCGGAAGCAACTGCAACTCGGCGTCATCGGACCCGACTCCGATCTCACCGCACGCCCCGACGGCATCATGGCGTGGGACGACATCCCGGAGGAGCGGAAACCGATTCTCCGGCACCAGATGGAGGTGTACGCGGCCTTCCTGGAGTACGCGGACTTCCACGTCGGGCGCGTCGTCGACGCCGTCGAGGAGATCGGCGAACTGGACAACACGCTGATCCTCTACATCATCGGCGACAACGGCGCCTCCGCGGAAGGCGGCCTCGAGGGCACGTACATGATCACCACCGCGTCCAACGGTGGCGGCGAATACGAGACCGTCGAGTTCTGGAACGAGCACCTCGACAAGATCGGCGGCCCCGAGGCCTACAACCACTACGCCGTCGGCTGGGCGCACGCCATGTGCACGCCGTATCAGTGGACGAAGCAGGTCGCCTCGCACTACGGGGGCACCCGCAACGGCACGATCATGCACTGGCCCGGCGGAATCGAGGCCCGAGGCGAGATCCGGCACCAGTGGCATCACGTCATCGATGTCGCCCCGACCATTCTCGAACTGGCGGGACTTGCGCAGCCGCACACCGTCAACGGGGTCACCCAGGTGCCGATGCACGGTACGTCGTTCGCGTACACGTTCGACGACGAGAACGCCGACGAGCGGCACCGCACGCAGTATTTCGAGCTGATGGGCAATCGTGGCGTCTACCACGACGGCTGGACCGCCGTCACCAAGCACCGCACTCCCTGGGACGTGGTCGCCCAGGCCCCCGACTTCTCACTGGACGTGTGGGAGTTGTACGACACCACCACGGACTGGACGCAGGCCCACGACATCGCGGCCGACAATCCCGAGAAGCTGGCCGAGTTGCAGCAGCTCTTCCTGATCGAGGCTGTGCGGCACAACGTCCTCCCGCTCGACGACCGCGCCGCCGAACGCATGAATCCCGTGATCGCCGGGCGTCCGACTCTCGTCCGGGGCGACAAGCTCCGGCTCTTCCCCGGCATGACCAGGCTCGGGGAGAACGTCGCGATCAACATCAAGAACCGCAGCTACTCGGTGACGGCGCAGATCCAGGTCCCGGATTCGGGGGCCGAGGGGGCGATCGTCGTCCAGGGAGGTCGCACCGGCGGATGGGGATTGCTCACCGTCGGTGGCAAGCTGGCGTACCACTACAACTACTGCGGCCTCCGGCGTACCACCGTCACGTCGTCGACCACGCTGTCCCCGGGCGAGCACCAGGTGCGCGTCGAGTTCGCCTACGACGGCGGCGGCATCGGCAAGGGCGGCGACGCCACCCTGTACATCGACGGCGACGAGGCGGGCAAGGATCATGTCGAACGGACCCACCCGCTGTACTTCTCGTTCGACGAAGGGCTCGACGTCGGGGTCGACACCGGCATGCCGGTGTTCGAGGGTTACAAGACCGCCCGCGGACGGTTCACCGGCACGATCGACTGGGCCGACATCGAACTGGGCGACGACGACCACAACCACCTGATCGACCCCGAGGACGCGCTCGCCGCGGCCTTGCGCCACCAGTAG
- a CDS encoding DUF1254 domain-containing protein yields MGIQLQELAAKAWVYGFPLVFDLDQVNRFVAEGMGSLEAAPFNCFSHARSLAGPRDTFVSVNNDTIYSIAQIDLGHGPQLLSVPDAEGAYYVLQFVDAWTDNFAYVGKRATGTAAGRFLLTGPGWSGEVPDGATQIAFPTAVGTIVGRWACDGEDDLERVKGLQSALTLEPFGDQEPAEGLPVPDPNVPEELRFWEKLRVYSQAYPPAAQDLVAQQAFAPLGLLETGPSPYLEAPPDLASVLTAGAESGRQSLTAALKSGAGAAVVNGWQLMYHAFDYNDDFFEVGTVNSPEWRIDDRSKALGLRAAAAMAGLWGNHGYEAAYAPIYHDSDGNELSGEHTYTLTFAPTPPVDAFWSITMYDLPEFFLAGNPLDRYSIGDRTPGLVFDGDGSLTITLGATAPADPVARANWLPTPQAGFRPMLRMYSPKPEVFDGTFALPPIVKVG; encoded by the coding sequence GTGGGCATACAACTGCAGGAACTCGCCGCCAAGGCGTGGGTGTACGGTTTTCCGCTGGTCTTCGACCTCGACCAGGTGAACCGCTTCGTGGCGGAGGGGATGGGGAGCCTGGAGGCTGCACCGTTCAACTGTTTCAGTCACGCCCGTTCCCTGGCCGGGCCGCGCGACACCTTCGTCTCGGTCAACAACGACACGATCTATTCGATCGCCCAGATCGACCTCGGTCACGGACCGCAGTTGCTGAGTGTGCCCGACGCCGAGGGGGCGTACTACGTCCTGCAATTCGTCGACGCATGGACCGACAATTTCGCGTATGTCGGCAAACGCGCGACGGGAACGGCCGCCGGTCGTTTTCTGCTGACCGGCCCGGGGTGGTCCGGTGAGGTCCCCGACGGGGCGACGCAGATCGCATTCCCGACCGCGGTCGGCACCATCGTCGGCCGTTGGGCGTGCGACGGCGAGGACGACCTGGAACGGGTGAAAGGCTTGCAATCGGCTCTGACGCTGGAGCCTTTCGGCGACCAGGAACCGGCGGAGGGGCTGCCTGTACCCGACCCGAACGTCCCCGAGGAGCTGCGGTTCTGGGAGAAGCTGCGGGTGTACTCGCAGGCGTACCCGCCCGCCGCGCAGGACCTCGTCGCGCAACAGGCGTTCGCCCCACTGGGATTGCTCGAGACGGGGCCGTCACCGTACCTCGAGGCGCCGCCGGACCTTGCGTCCGTGCTCACGGCCGGGGCCGAGTCGGGGCGTCAATCGCTCACCGCCGCACTGAAATCGGGTGCCGGCGCCGCTGTCGTCAACGGCTGGCAGCTGATGTACCATGCCTTCGACTACAACGACGACTTCTTCGAGGTCGGCACCGTGAACTCACCCGAGTGGCGGATCGACGACCGTTCGAAGGCGCTGGGCCTGCGGGCCGCCGCCGCGATGGCGGGGCTGTGGGGGAACCACGGCTACGAGGCGGCGTACGCGCCGATCTACCACGACAGCGACGGCAACGAACTCTCCGGCGAACACACCTATACCCTCACGTTCGCGCCGACCCCGCCGGTGGACGCGTTCTGGTCGATCACCATGTACGACCTCCCCGAGTTCTTCCTCGCCGGCAATCCCCTCGATCGCTACTCGATCGGTGACCGCACCCCGGGACTGGTGTTCGACGGCGACGGTTCCCTGACCATCACGCTCGGCGCCACCGCCCCGGCCGATCCGGTCGCGCGCGCCAACTGGCTGCCGACGCCGCAAGCCGGATTCCGGCCGATGCTCCGGATGTACAGCCCGAAACCGGAGGTGTTCGACGGGACGTTCGCGCTACCGCCGATCGTCAAGGTCGGCTGA